A stretch of the Macaca thibetana thibetana isolate TM-01 chromosome X, ASM2454274v1, whole genome shotgun sequence genome encodes the following:
- the LOC126946538 gene encoding putative G antigen family E member 3 isoform X8, with amino-acid sequence MISGSVYKTVGNMSEHVRTRSQSSERGNDQESSQPVESVIVQQPTEEKRQEEEAPTENQGIAPSGEIENEGAPAVQGPDVEAFQQALALLKIEDEPGDGPDVREETLPTFDPTKVLEAGDAQR; translated from the exons ATGATTTCTGGAAGCGTATATAAAAcag TGGGAAATATGAGTGAGCATGTAAGAACAAGATCCCAATCCTCAGAAAGAGGAAATGACCAAGAGTCTTCCCAGCCGGTTGAATCTGTGATT GTCCAGCAGCCCACTGAGGAAAAACGTCAAGAAGAGGAAGCACCAACTGAAAATCAGGGTATTGCACCTAGTGGGGAGATCGAAAATGAAGGAGCACCTGCTGTTCAAG gGCCTGACGTGGAAGCTTTTCAACAGGCACTGGCTCTGCTTAAGATAGAGGATGAGCCTGGAGATGGTCCTGATGTCAGGGAGGAGACTCTGCCCACTTTTGATCCCACTAAAGTGCTGGAAGCAG GTGATGCGCAACGATAG
- the LOC126946538 gene encoding putative G antigen family E member 3 isoform X10 translates to MISGSVYKTVGNMSEHVRTRSQSSERGNDQESSQPVESVIVQQPTEEKRQEEEAPTENQGIAPSGEIENEGAPAVQGPDVEAFQQALALLKIEDEPGDGPDVREETLPTFDPTKVLEAGDAQR, encoded by the exons TGGGAAATATGAGTGAGCATGTAAGAACAAGATCCCAATCCTCAGAAAGAGGAAATGACCAAGAGTCTTCCCAGCCGGTTGAATCTGTGATT GTCCAGCAGCCCACTGAGGAAAAACGTCAAGAAGAGGAAGCACCAACTGAAAATCAGGGTATTGCACCTAGTGGGGAGATCGAAAATGAAGGAGCACCTGCTGTTCAAG gGCCTGACGTGGAAGCTTTTCAACAGGCACTGGCTCTGCTTAAGATAGAGGATGAGCCTGGAGATGGTCCTGATGTCAGGGAGGAGACTCTGCCCACTTTTGATCCCACTAAAGTGCTGGAAGCAG GTGATGCGCAACGATAG
- the LOC126946538 gene encoding putative G antigen family E member 3 isoform X11 encodes MSEHVRTRSQSSERGNDQESSQPVESVIVQQPTEEKRQEEEAPTENQGIAPSGEIENEGAPAVQGPDVEAFQQALALLKIEDEPGDGPDVREETLPTFDPTKVLEAGDAQR; translated from the exons ATGAGTGAGCATGTAAGAACAAGATCCCAATCCTCAGAAAGAGGAAATGACCAAGAGTCTTCCCAGCCGGTTGAATCTGTGATT GTCCAGCAGCCCACTGAGGAAAAACGTCAAGAAGAGGAAGCACCAACTGAAAATCAGGGTATTGCACCTAGTGGGGAGATCGAAAATGAAGGAGCACCTGCTGTTCAAG gGCCTGACGTGGAAGCTTTTCAACAGGCACTGGCTCTGCTTAAGATAGAGGATGAGCCTGGAGATGGTCCTGATGTCAGGGAGGAGACTCTGCCCACTTTTGATCCCACTAAAGTGCTGGAAGCAG GTGATGCGCAACGATAG